A single genomic interval of Prunus dulcis chromosome 5, ALMONDv2, whole genome shotgun sequence harbors:
- the LOC117628815 gene encoding probable trehalose-phosphate phosphatase F has translation MELKTNHAASVLTDPPPISKSRLGLHSSLLPYSQQGASFSSGKYINIPRKKPGKLDDVRSNGWLDAMKSSSPPRKKLIKDFNFEVASDDVDNAYCSWMLKHPSALNSFERITNFARNKKIAIFLDYDGTLSPIVDDPDRAIMSNAMRSAVRNVAKHFPTAIISGRSRDKVYDLVGLTELYYAGSHGMDIMGPVTNTDSNDHPNCVKSTDQQGKEVNLFQPAREFIPMIDEVFRTLVENTKGIKGAKVENHKFCASVHYRNVDEKNWSTIAQSVHDILKDYPRLRLTHGRKVLEVRPVIDWNKGKAVEFLLESLGLNGRDDVLPIYIGDDRTDEDAFKFLKKNKKRGYGILVSPVPKETSAFYSLKDPSEVMEFLKSLVRWKEEEEEAN, from the exons ATGGAGTTGAAGACAAATCATGCTGCTTCGGTCCTCACTGACCCTCCACCGATAAGTAAGTCAAGACTAGGCCTCCATTCTAGTTTGTTGCCATACTCACAGCAAGGAGCATCATTCTCCTCTGGCAAGTACATTAACATCCCAAGGAAAAAGCCAGGAAAGCTCGATGATGTTCGGTCCAATGGTTGGCTTGATGCCATGAAATCCTCTTCACCTCCCCGGAAGAAGCTCATTAAGGATTTCAATTTTGAGGTTGCTTCAGATGATGTTGATAATGCTTACTGCTCTTGGATG CTTAAGCATCCATCAGCACTGAATTCGTTCGAGCGGATTACAAATTTTGCAAGGAACAAGAAGATAGCAATATTTCTAGATTATGATGGGACTCTTTCCCCGATAGTTGATGACCCTGACCGTGCAATAATGTCTAATGCT ATGCGTTCTGCTGTAAGAAACGTTGCGAAGCATTTTCCAACTGCTATTATTAGTGGAAGAAGCCGCGATAAG GTATATGATTTGGTAGGACTAACAGAACTTTACTATGCTGGTAGTCATGGAATGGACATAATGGGTCCTGTCACTAATACAGACTCCAATGACCATCCAAACTGTGTGAAATCTACTGACCAACAG GGTAAGGAGGTAAACCTCTTCCAGCCTGCTAGGGAGTTTATACCTATGATCGACGAGGTTTTTAGAACCCTCGTCGAGAATACTAAAGGGATCAAAGGTGCAAAAGTTGAAAATCACAAGTTTTGCGCCTCTGTACATTACCGTAATGTAGATGAGAAA AATTGGTCTACAATTGCACAAAGTGTTCATGATATTCTCAAAGACTACCCTCGTTTACGATTAACTCATGGGCGGAAG GTTTTAGAGGTCCGCCCTGTTATTGACTGGAACAAGGGAAAAGCAGTTGAATTTCTGCTCGAATCTCTTG GGCTAAATGGTAGGGATGATGTGCTCCCAATTTACATTGGTGATGATAGGACCGATGAAGATGCATTCAAG TTCttgaagaagaataagaagcGTGGTTATGGAATTCTGGTGTCGCCGGTTCCAAAAGAAACCAGTGCCTTCTACTCTCTCAAGGACCCATCAGAG GTCATGGAATTTCTCAAGTCCTTGGTGAGatggaaggaggaggaggaagaagccaaTTAA
- the LOC117628946 gene encoding transaldolase-like yields the protein MSVSLQSPPSSAVSSFQGTRLRFSNGSPASNLLFNFQRSFPVIRASALDTGSTTELDLVSSFSEIVPDTVIFDDFERFPPTAATVSSSLLLGICSLPDTIFRNAVDMALADSECNKHENSELRLSCFSNKALVNVGGYLAKLVPGRVSTEVDARLAYDTHGIIRKVFVSSW from the exons ATGTCAGTCTCTTTGCAATCTCCGCCCTCCTCAGCTGTCTCGTCTTTCCAG GGAACAAGGCTGAGGTTTTCCAATGGATCTCCAGCTTCCAATCTGCTCTTCAACTTCCAGCGATCATTTCCTGTCATTCGGGCCTCCGCTCTCGACACCG GTTCAACCACAGAATTGGACCTCGTCTCTAGCTTCAGTGAGATCGTTCCAGACACCGTCATTTTCGATGACTTCGAGAG GTTTCCTCCAACCGCTGCTACAGTGAGCTCTTCCCTACTCTTGGGTATATGTAGCCTCCCTGACACCATATTTAGA AATGCTGTGGATATGGCATTGGCGGATTCAGAGTGTAATAAGCATGAaaactccgaattgagattgTCATGTTTCAGTAACAAG GCTTTAGTGAATGTTGGTGGTTATTTGGCGAAACTAGTTCCTGGCCGAGTGTCTACTGAGGTGGATGCACGTCTTGCTTATGACACGCATGGCATTATCAGAAAGGTATTCGTTTCTTCCTGGTAA